The genomic DNA GAAAGATGGGGCAGCGATTGTGGTTTAACCAAATACCATGAGATATGGATCAGGAAATTCACTGTCTCTGTGACCTTTGGGCAAGTCTCTTGACCTCTGAGCACAGTGGAGAGCGTAAAAATAGTAATAGCTTTTTTGAAGGgcggttgtgaggattaaatatgaCAATGCAAAAGGAAGTTCTTTGCAAATTTAAAGTGCTACACAGATGGTTATTCTCGGTAGAGGTGGACATGTGGTCATTGTAAGCCATGGGAAAATAGATTGTGCCAAGGCACAAATGTGGGAAATCGCAATTTGTATCCAGGGAACATTTAAGTTGCCCGCTTTGGCTAGAGTGGCAGTGGTAGCTAGGAATAAAGCTTGGGACCAGGTTGACCTTGGCCATGAATGTCAGGCCAAGCAGTCAGTGAAAAACCAGAGGGGGACGTTAATTGGAGCATGGCCTGTGAAAATGAATCTggagggaggggtgtgtgtgtgattgaGAAGAGAAAGAGCCTGGAGGTAAGGAACACTGGAATGTTCTCATATCCAGGCATAAAGAGTAGGATAAGAACTTGAACTAGAGTAGGAACCAGGGGGATGGAAAGGAGGGGCTGGCTGGAAGAGAAAGTGTGAAGACAGATAGTCCGTCTCTGTGCCCAATTGAacaaataaagagagaaaaggaattttaaaatgcctttgagGTTTTTCAGCCAATTGTAACAGAAATTTGATAATTGAACACACTTTAGCTGGAGATACATTCTTTTAGTTGGAAGTTTGCACTGGGCAATTGTAAATTCAGAACTAGGTCTCGGGAGAGAGCTCCAGAGTACAGATACAGATGTGGGGTTAAGTCTCATTGAAGTTGAAACCATGGGCTTCACGAAACCTCTGAAGGTTGCAAAGAGCGAAGAGAAAAGGCTACAGACGGATGCTTGAGAAATGCCTTCATCTAAggatctagagcaggcgtccccaaactttttacacagcggccagttcactgtccctcagacccttggagggctgccacatactgtgctcctctcactgaccaccaatgaaagaggtgccccttcctgaagtgcggcggggggctggataaatggcctcagggggccgcatgcggcttggggacgcctgatctagatgGAAGAGGGAGCGATAGGTTTTCAGGGTCTCTTCACAAGACACTTAACGCGTGCATTCCTTCTCTCTATTTAGCTACATAAATCTCAGTTGAATTTACCTTTGCAGGACTTGTAAGTGCAAAGTCCATAGAAGTTTCCTGTATGGCCATGGAAAGTCAAAGAAATACTCTGGAAAAAATTTAGAGCGAAATAAGGATGAACTGGTTCACAGAGTCTCCGGCCTGTTTAACAGAACCGACTGTGATAAAAAGGTAGGATCAGTGAACGAGCACtgattgagcacctgctatataCCAGTACTCTTGGCGCAGTGAGGTGTGCTAACCATGTATACTTCCCACCCTTGAGCAGAGGCAGTTGAGGCTGGGAGACGAGCCCTGGTACAGGTGAAAGCAGTAGAGAATGTGTATGAGTTATAATGTGTAGGACAGAAGGCTGTTACCACAGGAGATCAGCAGAGGGAGAAATCATTGAGAGCCTCAACAGCCAGGAGGTAAGATTGCCTGGAGGAAGTGAGACTCTGGTTCTTAAAGGATGGTAAGTGGTGAGAACAACaggatgggggagagggagagtTGAGGCTTGACAACCAGGAAGAGAGGATTCATGTGGAAGGATAATGGAAaagagctgtgtgaccttgagcaagttacttggcctcagtttcttcatctgtaaaatggggacaacaTGATACTTATTACCTTGTAGGATTATTGTTACCCTTACATAAGTTAATACACATACAGTGCGTTAGAACAGGGCCTAGGATGTAGTAAGCTCTTATTTTTTGATAGTTTAGGACCAGATATTGGAGGACCTTGGTAATCAGGTTGGAGCAGGTTAAATTTACGTCAGTAGGCACCACTACATAGGGATGGGGTACATCagggaatgaatgaaattaacctgctgaaagaaattaaccTGACAGTAACCTGTGGGTATGGACTGGATTGGATAaaatctggaggcagagagacctATTGGTCATTAGATTTTTCAGACTTTATTGTCTCTGGTGACAAGACTTTCTGGAGGGAAGTTCTCATATATTCCTAAAGATTCCCCAGCTTTTGGTGCCTTTCTTGATGACAGTGGTGTCACATCAGATGGGTAGAGCCTGAAGTGTTCCGAGCTGCATTTTCAGTTCagccccacccacctcagcagGCTTGTTCTTCTAACCCTTAGCTGCCCCAAGGACAAGAGAGTCCAAGTCCTGCGCTCACATGTTCTAGCAGTCTCCCTTGTGTCCTGATTGCCTTTTCGTCGTCTTTACCCAGACTTCAGTGTGGCTTTTATTCTCCCCGGAATATTTTGATTTGTGTGCTCTTGAATAAGTTTCTTCTCAAACTTGCTCTGAGCCAAGAACCTGGGGGagaaagtttcttttcctttttattagatGGTAAAAAAATTCTGGAGCTAATATTTTCTGGTCTGCTTAAAACTACtttctgggccaggtgctgtggctcacgcctgtaatcccaccactttgagaggctgaggcaggtggatcacctgaggtcaggagttcaagaccagcctgaccaacatggtgaaaccccgtcaatacaaaaaattagcttggtgtggttgtacatgcctgtaatcccagctacttgtgaggctgaggcaggagaatcgcttgaaggcggaggttgcggtgagctgagattgtgtcattgcactccagcctgggcaacaagagcaaaaactgtctgggaaaaaaaaaaaacaaactaaaatgctTTCTGCTTTTCATTCTCAGCTGCAAGAGAAACGACGGATTGCCTCGAATAACAAGATGCTGAAAACTGCCGATTCATCATGCAGCAGTGGTGAGATGCCGTACCAAAACAGGCAGTGCATTGCTGAGATCCAGCTTGGCGTGAAAGTCTCAGCAATGATCCAGATTGACATGCAGCCCTCTACAGGTGGTGGTAGGATTGTGGCAGTCTGACCACTATGCTCTTTCCTTCTGACACTGTGCCTGTGAAATTACTCCTAGCTTGCAGCCTGTGTCACAGCTTGAACTGTCAAGTTTTGGGTGGGCAGGTATACTGTGTGTTGCTTAGAGGACATAATTATCGGATATCTCACCATCCCTGTGAATCCGGCCCATCCATCTTTCTACCaggcctgcctttctctctgcGTTTCTCCTTTGCCAGCAGTAGCATCTTCATTGTCTCGGGAGCTGAGGTTCAAGGTTCCCTATTGTCTAGCTAGTCACCAAATCTTCCTTCACAGTAGCTCACCATTTCTTCTCCATCTGTGCCTCCATCCAAAGACAGGCCCTCATCCCTGCTCCATTTGGTCTCCCACGTGCTACTACATTGCTTTCCTGCTGAGAAACCAGGGTTTTTCAAGGCCTACAGCCTGGCTTTTGAGGCCATTGTAATCTGCTGCCATTCTCCTTGGCCGATCTTGTCTCTCAGTACTCTACTACTAGCCTATGGCCCAAACAGGCTCTCTTCACACTGGCCTTCAAAAcataccacaggctgggtgtggtggcatacacctgtagtcccagttacttgagaggctgagttgaCAGGCTCGCTTGAGCCCACACTATGAtcatacctgtgaatagccatttcactccagcctgggcaatatagagagactcagtctctaaaatgtttttaaaaatgtgccacATAGTCGTGTTTACCACACCCAGAATGACCTTCCTGACTTTGCAAATTCAATCAATTAGTAAGAGTCCCTGAGGTCTCATTTTCTCCATAGAGCTTCTCCTAAGCAAATCTCATGGCCATAGTGATTGCTCCCCACCCTGTCCACCCACCTCTGTTCCCGAAGGGCAGAAACTAGATCTTGTCTGGCTGTTTTTCTGGCAGTGCCTCACAAAAAGTTGAGCATGTTGGAGCTGCTCCAAAAAGACCTGCTCACCGAAGGCTCTTCGCTATAAACGATATTGGGTTGATACAGGTGGAGATTTCACTTTGAGAATCCTGGGAAGGTAACACTCATGCCCACCTGCACGTGCTTCTGGAAGATAGCCTTGTGTCTGATGGGGCTGAAAGTTGAGGGATTTTTGGGTAGCAAATAAGAAGAGgattggggctgggcacagtggctcaggcctgtaatcccagcactttgggaggccgaggtgggtggatcacttgaggtcaggagttcaggaccagcctagcgaacatggcaaaaccccatctctattgaaaaaaaaaatacaaaaaatcagctgggtgtggtggtgtgcacctgtaatcccagctactcgggaggctgaggcaggagagttgcttgaacttgggaggtggaggttgcagtgagctgagctcatgccactaTGCTGGgatgacaaaacaagactctgtctcaaacaaaaaaaagaaggggacTGGTTTTAGTGCTCAcaatttctttccattcttcttttttgttgttgttttttttgaaacagggtttcaccactttttggtcaggctggtctcgaactcctgacctcaggtgatccacctgcctcagcctcccaaagtgctgggattacaggcatgagccactgcgcccagtcttcTATTCTTCTTTCAAGATTGAATCCAGGATACCTTGATCCATGAAATATGCCATGCTGCCTCCTGGCTGATGGTTTCCATGATTCTTATGGTGACACGTGGAAGTATTATACCAGGAAATCCAACAGGGTGCACccggagctgcccaaggccacctGTTGTCATAGCTATAAGATTACCTACAAGGTCCATTATGAATGTACTGAGTACAAAACCAGCTAAGACTCTTGTCCTCAGACTTCCCAGTTATGTTTTGCTGGGGCCTCCAAGTGGCTCTCGAGTGATTTTTTAGCTAGGCGGCTGTCTGAACTGAGGAGGAGAACCTCTCctcctttccatttctctttctcctttcttttgtgTAATTTGAGCCGGCCTGACCCCTGCTGTAGCTTGGTGCCCCGGTCTCTGACAACCCAGAGAAAATTCTTGCTCTGGCTCAAGACCAACATCTCAGATCTGATGCTAAGGAACAATGACTGattcttttgttgtgttttgttccTTTCCTTCCCAGGATTGGCTGCTACACCAAATCATTCGATACTAGGTGCTTCATCTATGTCAAGTTCAAGGCGTCTCTGGTCATGGTGCCATTAACTTGGAAAGACGGGACCCACATTGTGCCCCATGTGCGACCATTTGCTGTGTATATAcagaaatattatagaaaaattcTGCAGGAGATGGGTGGGATTAGCCACAGGGATGTGATGAAAACATTTGGTAGGAATTTCAAGGcgataaagctttttttttttttttttttttttttgaatacggggtttcaccatgttcgtcaggctggtcctgaactcccaaccttaggtgatctgcccgccttggcctccaaagtgcttgtattacaggcgtgagccaccgcgcccggcagaggggtggggaggtgggaagaggtagcatggggagagatgacagatacaggtgaggggacggaaggcagcaaaccacactgccatgtgtgtacctatgcaacaatcttgcatgttcttcacatgtacccaaaaacctaaaatgcaattaaaaaaaaagaattcttaaggTTATCTGAAGGTATATTCATGTGAgctatatatgtttttgttttctacagtTGTCTGTCATCCTACCTACAGACAAGTGagctatattttttattgttaagttttagaaaagtttgtttttgtcaagttaGGAATATTAGAATTTAGGTACTGTTAAGTAAGTAATATTAGAATTTAAGATTCATGTTATTAATGGTAATTGACCTTCACCAGCAGCTCTACTGCTAACCATTCTGTGCTCTTGACAGGGTAGATCTGAAGCCTTTGGGATCTACCTTGGGTCTTTTTTCAGCTCCATAGTTTTCACATGTAAgacaaaatgcaaaagaaaagtgaGTTTTCAGGAGTGGCAggtggagagaaaggagaatgctGGAATGAGGACAAGTTTTAGTGGTGACACTTAAACACCAGAGCCACTGTGACATCTACATAGACAGAGGAAAGACACTTTGGCTCCATAGTTTTCACATGTAGGACAAAATGCACAAGAAAAATGAGGTTTTGAGAGTGGCAGGTTGAAAGAGGAGAATGCTTGAAAGAGGACAAATCTTAGAGGCAACACTTAAAACACCTGGGCTACTGTGACATCTATGTAGACAGGAAAGACAAACGTGTTTCATAAATGTTTCTGATGACGTTGATTGAAACTATCTGAGCcgtgtaataaaaaaataaaagttgtatgcATCTCACTTGTTAGCAAAGTCCGTTCATTGACTCCCTGCACCTAGAGCAGAACAGACCCTCTGGTCTTTTGTCCAAGACACTGGACATCTGAAGCCCTCCAGGACATGTCTAGAGGAGCGCAATGCACTCCCCGTTTCTCTGGCTTCTGTGACTGCCCACAAGAATTTAGCAGCCTCCCTACTTCTTAGAGCGATTCAGGGTGTGGACTGGGATCcacattgtatttgttttctatgggTGCTGCAACAAATTACAAgcatagtggcttaaaacaatacacatttacaGTTCTGGGGGTCAGATAGTCTATCACTGGTGTCACTGGACTAAAATCAgagtgtcagcagggctgtgtaCCTTCCTGAAGTCTGGGGGAGAATCTATTGccttgtattttcttccttttttttttgagacaaagtgttgccctgtcccccaggctggagtgtggtggtgcgatcttggctcactgcaaccttcgtctcccgggttcaagtgattctcctgcctcagcctcctgagtaactggtattacaggcacctgcccccatgcccacctaatttttgtggttttagtattGACTACtagtcaccatgttggtcagggtggtctcaaactcctgacttcaagtgatcaacccacctcggcttcccagtgttaggattacaggcatgagccatctcacctggccttttcttccttttagagGCTGCTCACACTTCCTTGGTCAGCAGCTCCCTCTCACTCCCCTGCTGACTCTCTTTCTCActtttactttatatatgtatgtgtatatatatatgtgtgtgtgtgtgtgtgtgtgtgtgtgtgtatatatatatatatatatatacacacacacacatgtgtatatattttatgagatggagtctcttgtcGCCCAGcgtcgagtgcagtggtgttatctcagttcactgcaacctccacctcctggattcaagtgattctcctgcctcagcctcccaagtagctgggattacagtcatgcaccaccgcacttggctaatttttgtatttttagtagagacagggtttagccaggctggtctctaaactcctgacctaagtgatcaacctgcctcggcctcccaaagtgctgggatttcaggtgtgagccaccgctcccagcccctTTCACTTTTAAAGGATAGTTGTGATTCCTTTGGGCCCATCAAGGAGCCTCTTCAAGTCAGCTGATTGGTAACCTCATTTCCCTTTTGCCATCTAAGGTAACATAGTCACAAGCTCTGGGGATTAGTGTCTGGACGTCTTGGGGCACACTCGTTTTCAGCCGGCCACAAGCATCTTGACTATCCTGATACTTTTTCTAGGCAAGGTGCGTTCTGtcatttccctttcttcattttctaaaagCTTGGAGTGTCTAGTGGCTACGAAGTGGGCTGGTGTGTTTATACGGTGGGACAAGCTTTCCCAGCTAACTCTTTAGATTCTTCCTCCCCATTCCTACCTGTAGCCATATCTGCAGTTTCAGCAGGGGCACAGCTGGCTTGTGAAACTGGATCCTAGCACATCAGTGACTTAAGTAAGGGGCACTGACAGTGCAGTAAACCCACCCCATCACCTGTTTTAACTGAGTAGTCCTGTCATCTGCCTTTCTGGGAAGCCCCAGTTTTTCCTCCCCTCACTTCAGTCTCATCGATAGCCCTGGAATAATGCTCTCCATCGCCCTCCTGCAGGTGGCTGTGTGCTAATGACTGTTGGCAAGTCATCCGGCCTTGCTTTTCTTCAAGCCCACAGCCATTTCCCTAGTAAGCGCTTGGTATcactcatctgaaaaatgagtacGGCCTTCTAGCTGGTCTCCAATACGTCACCTGATGCCGAACTACCTTTCATTCTTACTTTCAGCCTTCCCACCTTTGCTACTACCCTCCCTTATGCCTGGAAATCCTACTTGCCCTTTAAGTCTTTAGAAGCCTTCCCAAATGGCTCCAACCGTCAGTGCCCTGAGCTCTGGGTTCACTGTGCCACTCATTTGCCCCATGGCCCAGGCTGCTGGGTTTCACTAGTTTCATGCATATCTTGCCTGCTGTCCTGAGCTGCTGGAGTGCAGAGCTCTCATGTTCATGACTAATGGCCCCTTCCCCAATTATGCCAGACAGCTATCTAACTGCTCCCTCTGCACCCATGTACTTGGGTGTTTCCTTGTGAGTAGAACAGGAGTGCCCACGAGGGCAGAGACAAGGGTGCAGACAGACATTGATGAAGGCAGGATGGGCTGGCACAGACCCAGGGCCAGGCaagaagaagcaggaaatgctCCTGGAGCCCAGGTGGGGGCTGTAATGATGCACGAACACGCCCTGGTCCTGACGATcttgtttattaaaaagttttaagcaGGATTTTAGATGTAAATATAAAAGAGCAAATCTAGAGGTCTTGGGGACCATGGCCACAGTCACTGCTGAGCTGGAGGCCTGGGCTGTGGCTTCATGGGGCAGCGCCCTCCATGTCGCGCCTTGTACTCCCTACACTTGGGGAAGGTGAAGTTTTAGTTTCTAAATGAGAAGGGCAGTGAGACTCCAGGCAGCCACGTTGGGCGGCAGGGTGGGGCTTGGCAGCTAACGAGCAGCAATGGTGCAGTCCTCAGAGCTGGGAGGGTGGCTTTCCGGGAGACCTGGTGGTGCTGGGGCTGCCAGTGAATCCCGGGAGTGAGGATATGGGGAGAGCCAGCACCTGCCGGCCcagcagagagggaggaaggagtctGGAATTCGGGGAAGTCAGACTGTGTGGGTGAAAGGGGAGCCAGGATTCCGGCCTCACAAGCCCGAGTAGGAGGCCTCTGAGGTCTCAGACCAGGATGAATCCCGGCGGGAAGACGATGGCTGCCTCTGGAGCCCTCTCTGGTTGGGGCAGCCCAGGCGCAAGAGCAGCATCCACATTCGCTCCCGGAACTTGACCCCTACAAAGGCATAGAGCAGTGGGTTGAGGCAGCAGTGCATGTAGCCCAGGCCTGAAGTGACTGATTTGGCCACGTCTACCCGGCTTTCTCGGCCACAGTTGCGGGCCAAGGTGCCTAGGTCCATGAGGATGTCCACCAGCACCACCAGGTGATAGGGGGTCCAGCAGAGGGCAAAGGCCACCACGACCACCACCACCAGCCGCATGGCCCGCAGGCGACGCTGGCCCCTGGAGACCAGCAGCACGGCAAGGATGCGGGCGTAGCAGTAGGCCATGACCAGCAGGGGCAGCAGGAAACCAGCCACCAGCTGCAGCACCCGCAGAGCCGTGCGGCCCACCTGTGGGAAGGTGTACTGGCACTGGGTGGCTTTGAGGCGCTCGTCGTGGTGGGCTGACAGGAAGATGAAGTCTGGGAGGGCGAAGAGCAGGCAGAGCCCCCAGACTGCCAGGCAGGTGAAGGTCACGCGGGCCGGGGGCCCCCTGCGGTAGAGCTGGGTGGCGTGCACTATGTTCAGGTAGCGGTCAAAGCTGATGCAGGCTAGCAGGAGGGCCCCTGCATAGAAGTTGATGTTGAAGAGGGCACCTGCCACTTTGCAGAGGCCAGAGCCAAAGACCCACTGGATGGCAGCATCCACTGCCCAGAGCGGGAGCGTCAGCACCAGCAGCATGTCCGCCACGGCCAGGTGGAGCAGGAAGGTGTCGGTGCTGCTCAGGGCTGTCCGCTGGCTCAGCAGCACGGCTGCCACCGCGCCGTTGCCCAGGAGCCCCAGCAGAAAGAGCAGGCTGTAGAGGGCCGGCAGGAAGGCCCGGTCGAAGTTCAGGCTGAAGTCCTgcgggcagggtggggaggtgcAGCACAAGTCACTCTCGTTTTCTCCATAGTCATAGGAAGAGCTGAAGTTCAGGAGGGCGGCAACCTCAGCCTCACTTAGCACTTGGCGGTCACTCACCTGGGAGGAAGGGAACAGGGAGGAAGGGGCTGTGTAAAGACCTGGCAGGAACTCCTTTGTAATTGAGTCTGACTTCCTCTGTGATTTACTCTGAGCAGCTCCTCCCGAAGGCAGGCCCTGTAACTGTCCCCCGCCCGTCTTCCAGGGCCAGACCTCCTCAACTCCGTCCACTCAGCCTGGGCTCTGGGATGGTGACTCCCCTTCTCAAAGGCTGCTTCTCTCACTCTTCTGCGTGATCCCATCAGCCCAGGGACCCCTGGGCAGGAGGAAGAATGTCCCTAAGGTGCCCAGAGCCTTCTCTGCCTGCTGTCCTCGCTCTCCCTGCTCTCCCTTCACGGCTTGCCTTGCGTCcgcagtgccccaccctgccaCCTAGTTCAACCACCTTCCTCCCCAGTGCCTCTCCACAGTCCCCTTTTCCAGTTATtcaccctcctcttccctcttcgGTTTTTCTCTGGGGACCCCAACTTCCTGCCCCCCGCGTGGCCTCTCTATAAGTCACCACGCCCCCCAAATGCATGCAGTTGGCACCATCCTTCCCCTTCCCTACGTTGAGGATTGCACAGCCATTTAGTTGCCCATGAGGGGATCCCCTACTGAGCTCGAGAAGAATCTTCTTTACCCCCTCACCCCCAGCACTACAGACCTGCAGCCCTCCCCAGTGCCAATTCAATCCAGCATGCAAGAGTCAAAGTTCCAAATTGGCTGAACGGAGCCTTAGAGTCTACCAGCCCCCCACTCCCATTTTGCAGTGAGACACCAGagccagagaggagaggagagacacCCAGGGTCAGTGGCCAAGCTGGGTTCCCAATTCCCCATCTAGTGCTGTTTCTACCACAACCCATGCAGCCTCCAGCTACTCACCCAACCCTGTGGTGACCCTGGGCTGTGGGACAGCCCCGGCATTCCCCCAGTGCCCAGGGTTCTCCACTTCGAGCTCTGTCCCGGCCTGGCTGGGCAGCAGCACTTACCTCAAAGACCATGGCTGGGATGGTGCTCTGGCTGCTGGGTCATGTGCTACGTGCCCCTCTGCTGTGGTTGGAAACCTGCAGTCACAGAGGAAGTGGGAGTTTCAGGCAGTTCTTAGTAGCAGCCTCTTCCAGAGAGTCACCTATACCAGACCTCCCTAAACCTTAGGCTGCAGAGTTTCTATGCCAGCTGTTTCTGTGGCTGGGTGAAGCCTCTCTGGAAGAGCTGGCCACAAGCTTGGGACCAGAAAAGCTGGGCAGAGGATGACCGATTGGGGGCAGATCCTTTGAGGAGAGAGGTCTGAAGAAGCAGCAATGCAGCTGGGAAGTGAAGGGCAGCTCTGCTGCCTGCCGTGGGAGGGTCAGTGCTCCATAGATTGGAACTCATTTGTCCTGTCCTGACCTTGAGTTGATCTTTGCATGATTGCAAAGGTTGGGTAGAGAAATAAGTCTGTAAAGGAGATTCACCTTCTTAAAAAtttcagccaggagcagtggctcattcctgtaatcccagctgctgggaggctgaggcagga from Saimiri boliviensis isolate mSaiBol1 chromosome X, mSaiBol1.pri, whole genome shotgun sequence includes the following:
- the CXCR3 gene encoding C-X-C chemokine receptor type 3 isoform X2 is translated as MVFEVSDRQVLSEAEVAALLNFSSSYDYGENESDLCCTSPPCPQDFSLNFDRAFLPALYSLLFLLGLLGNGAVAAVLLSQRTALSSTDTFLLHLAVADMLLVLTLPLWAVDAAIQWVFGSGLCKVAGALFNINFYAGALLLACISFDRYLNIVHATQLYRRGPPARVTFTCLAVWGLCLLFALPDFIFLSAHHDERLKATQCQYTFPQVGRTALRVLQLVAGFLLPLLVMAYCYARILAVLLVSRGQRRLRAMRLVVVVVVAFALCWTPYHLVVLVDILMDLGTLARNCGRESRVDVAKSVTSGLGYMHCCLNPLLYAFVGVKFRERMWMLLLRLGCPNQRGLQRQPSSSRRDSSWSETSEASYSGL
- the CXCR3 gene encoding C-X-C chemokine receptor type 3 isoform X1 → MPGLSHSPGSPQGWVSDRQVLSEAEVAALLNFSSSYDYGENESDLCCTSPPCPQDFSLNFDRAFLPALYSLLFLLGLLGNGAVAAVLLSQRTALSSTDTFLLHLAVADMLLVLTLPLWAVDAAIQWVFGSGLCKVAGALFNINFYAGALLLACISFDRYLNIVHATQLYRRGPPARVTFTCLAVWGLCLLFALPDFIFLSAHHDERLKATQCQYTFPQVGRTALRVLQLVAGFLLPLLVMAYCYARILAVLLVSRGQRRLRAMRLVVVVVVAFALCWTPYHLVVLVDILMDLGTLARNCGRESRVDVAKSVTSGLGYMHCCLNPLLYAFVGVKFRERMWMLLLRLGCPNQRGLQRQPSSSRRDSSWSETSEASYSGL